The stretch of DNA TGCATGTCGCCCAGGATTTCCTGATAGGCGCCGACCAGGAAGATGCCGATCAGATAAGGCTCGCCCGGTACCGGCTCGTGCATCCGCAGGGTGTTCTCGATGCTCTGGCGGTCGATGTAGGCATTGATCCGGCCGTCGGAATCGCAGGTCATATCCTGGACCACCGCCCGCCGGGTGGGCTCCTCGTCGAGACGCTGCAGAGGCATGACCGGAAAGATCTGATCGATCGCCCAGGCATCGGGAATCGACTGGAAGACCGAGAAATTGCAGAACAGCTTGTCGGCCAGGCGTTCGTTGAGCTCGTCGAGCACGGCCCGGTGGGCCCTCAGACGGATGTCGAGGCGCTGCTGCACTTCATGGCAGAGCGTGGCATGGAGTCTTTCGGCTTCCGCCAACTGGTCCAGGCAGATCTTGCCCTGGACGTACATGGTCCGGGCTTCGGACAGGTCGAACTCGGCGTCGTGGTATAGCCCCAGCACCGATTCGCTGTCCACCCGCCGGAGCAGGTCTTCCAAGTCTTTCAAAGGCTGGGCCACCGAGGCCGAGACCGGGCTGGCGTCGTAGGTGGCCGTTTCGATATCGACGACGTTGGTCACCAGCACGGCATGGTGGGCACTCATTGCACGGCCGGCTTCGGTGATCAGATTGGGCGGGGGCAGTCCCTGCTCGGCACAGAGTTCGGCGAACGCGCGGACGATGCTGTGGGCGTATTCCTCCACGCTGTAGTTGATCGAGCAGTCGCTGACCGAGTGCGTGCCCTCGTAGTCGATGCCGAGGCCCCCACCGACGTCGACATGATCCACCGGCGCGCCCAGCCGCCGCAGCTCGGCGTAGTAGCGGCCGGCCTCGCGCAAGGCGGTCTTGACGTCGTTGATGTTGGCGACTTGCGATCCCATGTGGAAATGCATCAGCCGGACCCAGCCGAGTCCGCCGACGCCTTCGAGCCGTTTGAGGAACTTCAGGATTTCGCCGGCATGCAGGCCGAATTTGGACTTCTCGCCCCCACTGTTCTGCCATTTGCCGGTACTGATGCTGGAGAGCCGCACCCGGACGCCGAGCTGCGGGGCGATGCCGAGCGCCTGGGACTCGCTCAGCACCAGTTCGAGTTCGGACAGTTTCTCGATGACGATGAAGACGCGCAGCCCCAGTCGGCTACCGATCAGGGCCAGCCGGATGTAGGCACGGTCCTTGTAGCCGTTGCAGACGATGGTGCCGGATTCCGCCAGCGCGAGGATGGCGAGCAGCTCCGATTTGCTGCCGGCTTCCAGGCCGACGCCGCCGGCCCGGAGAATGTTCTCGATGACGCTGCGCTGCTGGTTGACCTTGATGGGGTAAACCGGCGTGTAATTCGCCGTGTATTCGTAGGCCGCGCGCGCCTTGCCGAAAGCCGAGGTGAGCAAGCGCACCCGGTCGTGGAGGATCTGGGTGAAGCGCATCAGTACCGGGAGGGAAAGCCCTTCGGCGCGGACGCTGCGGGCGATGGCGGCAAGACTCACGCTGCCATCGATCTCTCCCCGCCGCGGGCAGACGACGACATCGCCCTCGGGCGCGATGTCGAAATACCCTTCGCTCCAATGCTCGATACCGTAAGTATCGCGCGCTTCGCTCAGCGTCCAGTTCACCTTTGTCATGGGGGACCGTCTTTCAAAAACATCCAATTATGGGGAGAATGCAACATTTTTTCCACGCAGGAGGACTTCCATGCGCGACGCACAGGACTGGTTTACCGAATCCTATCCACAGTACGGCAGTGCGCTGTCCCTGAAAATCAAGGCGAAGCTGCACGAGGAACAGACACCGTTCCAGCGCATCGAGATCTACGACACCGAATGGTTCGGCAAGCTCATGGTGATCGACGGCTGCACCATGGTGAGCGACCGCGATAATTTCCTCTACCACGAGATGATGACGCATCCCGTGCTCTACACCCATCCCGCACCGAAGACGGTGTGGATCATCGGCGGCGGCGACTGCGGCAGTCTGCGCGAAGTGCTGAAGCACGAGGAAGTCGAGAAGGCCGTTCAGATCGACATCGACGAGCGCGTGACCCGGCTGGCGGAGCGGTATTTCCCGGCGCTGTGTGATTCCAACGACGATCCCCGCGCCGAACTGCTGTTCATCGACGGCATCCAATGGGTAAAGGATGCGCCGGAGGCTTCCGTCGACGTCATCATCGTCGACAGCACCGACCCGGTCGGGCCGGCGGAGGGGCTGTTCAACGAAGCGTTTTTCCGCGAATGCCACCGCTGCCTGCGTGCCGACGGTATCCTGGCGCAGCAGAGCGAATCGCCGCTGTTCCACATGCCGCTCATCACCTCGATGCATCGGATCATGCGGCAGGCGGGCTTTTCGCAGACACGCACGCTGTTCTTCCCGCAATTCATCTATCCGTCGGGCTGGTGGAGTGCCACGATGGCCGGCAAAGGGGACCTGAGCCGGTTCCGCGCGGACGCCGCGGTGGCGAAGCCGTTCCCGACACAGTATTACAACGCGGAAATCCATCGGGCCGCGTTCGCCGTGCCTGAGTTCTTTCGCAACGCCCTGCGGGAGCTGGGCTGAACCGATGCTCGGCGGCGATTTGTCAAGATACGATCGGTCCGATACCATTGATCGCCATGGAAGCTGATCGCGTATACGACTATCTGGAGCGGATTTCGAACCTGATCCGCATGGATGCGCGCCGGTCCGAAAGCTTCAAAGGGCTTCAGCCGGTGCAGCTCGAAGCCTTGCATTATCTGGCCAGTTGCAACCGGTACAGCAACACGCCGCTGGCCGTGGCCGACTATCTGGGGCTGACCAAGGGGACGGTATCGCAGACACTGGCGGTCCTCGAAAGCAATGGCTTGATCGTCAAGGAAAGCGATGCCCGTGACCGGCGTGTGGTGCATCTGACGTTGACCGAGGCGGGCCGGCGGCTGCTGAAGGAGTCGATTCCGCCCCCCGTGCTGCGTGCGGCCCTGCGCACTCTGCCGGAGGACCAGCGCCAGGTACTGGAATCGGCCCTCGCCAATGTCCTCCAGGCGATGCAGGTGGCCAACCAGCTCAAGACCTTCGGTGCCTGCAAGACCTGTCGTTACCACCTCATTCTCGAAGATGCCCGTCGCCGTTGCGCGCTGACCGGTGAACAATTGTTCGAGGACGATGCCGAGATGATCTGCCGCGAGCACCAATTGCCCGTTGGCGATTGACGGCGGGCAGCCAGGAGCTGCCCTTGCGTTTCTAACGTCTGAATCTGGCGCGGGGGGCTGTTACAGCGCCTGATCCCCGGTTTCCCCGGTGCGAATCCGGATCGCCTGGTCGATGGCGGTGATGAAGATCTTGCCGTCGCCGATCTTGCCCGTGTTCGCCGCCTTGACGATCGCATCGACCGCCGTGTCCACCAGATTGTCGGCGACCGCGATCTCCAGTTTCACCTTCGGCAAAAAATCCACGACGTATTCGGCTCCGCGGTAGAGTTCGGTATGGCCTTTTTGCCGCCCAAACCCCTTGACTTCGGTGACCGTCAGTCCACTCACGCCGATATCGGAAAGCGCTTCGCGCACGTCGTCGAGCTTGAAGGGTTTGATGATTGCAGTGATGAGTTTCATGATCGTCTCCGCGGATCGTTGTTTTTTCAAGTGAGTGAAGCGTGATGACAGCCGCTAGGCCGGTTTGTTCCGGATGATGTCGTCGACGACCGCAGGGTCGGCCAGCGTCGAGGTATCTCCCAGTTGATCCAGGTCGTTGGCGGCGATTTTCCTCAGTATTCGCCGCATGATTTTACCCGATCTGGTCTTCGGCAGGGCTGGTGTCCACTGGATGATGTCCGGGGTCGCGATCGCGCCGATTTCCTGCTTGACCAGGTCGATCAGTTCGCGCCTCAGCTCTTCGCTCGGGGTCGCGTCGGCAACCAGGGTGACATAGGCATAGATGCCCTGGCCCTTGATGTTGTGCGGGTAGCCGACCACCGCGGCTTCCGCTACGGCATCGTGCAGCACCAGCGCGCTCTCGATCTCGGCGGTGCCCATCCGGTGTCCCGAGACGTTGATGACGTCGTCCACCCGGCCGGTGATCCAGTAATAACCGTCCGCGTCCCGGCGCGCGCCGTCGCCGGTGAAATATTTGCCCGGATAGAGGGCGAAATACGTCTCGCGGAAACGATCGTGATTGCGGAACACGGTGCGGGCCTGGCCCGGCCAGGAAGCGGTGATGGCCAGGACGCCCTCCGCCGGGCCGGCCAGTTCATTGCCCTGGGCGTCCAGGATGGCGGGGATGATGCCGAAGAAGGGCCGGGTGGCGGAGCCGGGTTTGAGCGGGGTGGCTCCCGGAAGGGGCGTGATCATGATGCCGCCGGTCTCGGTCTGCCACCAGGTGTCGAGCACCGGGCAGCGGCCATCGCCGACCACGTGGTAATACCATTCCCAAGCCTCGGGATTGATGGGTTCGCCGACCGAGCCCAGTATTCGCAGGCTGCTCCGTTCCGCCTGCTTCACCCAGTCCTCGCCCAAACCCATGAGGGCCCGGATGACGGTGGGCGCCGTGTAGAAGATGCTGACCTTGTATTTGTCGATGACCTGCCAGAGCCGCGCCGGCGTGGGATAGGTCGGCACGCCCTCGAACATTAGGGTGGTTGCGCCGTTGCACAACGGGCCGTAGACGACATAGCTGTGGCCGGTGATCCAGCCGATATCCGCGGTGCACCAATACACTTCGCAGCCGCGGTAATCGAAAACGTATTTGTGGGTGACCGCGGCATACAGCAGATAGCCGCCCGTGGTGTGGACCACCCCCTTCGGTTTGCCGGTCGAGCCGGAGGTATAGAGAATGAACAGCGGGTCTTCCGCATCCATGTCTTCGGGGGGACAGTTGGGCGATGCGGACTCCACGGCCTCGTGAAACCAGTGATCGCGTCCTTCGGTCCAGTCCACCGGCCGAGCGGTATGGCGCACCACGAGCACGGTTCGGACCTCCGGGCATTCGCGCAGTGCGATGTCGACATTGTGCTTGAGCGGCACGAATTTTCCGCCCCGCCGACCTTCGTCGGCGCAGACGACGAGGCGGCAATCGGCATCCAGGATGCGGTCCTTCAATGCCTCGGACGAAAACCCTCCGAACACGATCGAGTGTATGGCGCCTAGGCGGGCGCAGGCCAGCATGGCCACGGCGGCTTCGGGGATCATCGGCAGATAGATGCAGACCCGGTCGCCTTTGCCGACGCCATGGGATTTCAGTACATTGGCGAACCGGCAGACGCGGTCGTGCAATTCGCGGTAGCTCA from Methylococcus geothermalis encodes:
- the speA gene encoding biosynthetic arginine decarboxylase — protein: MTKVNWTLSEARDTYGIEHWSEGYFDIAPEGDVVVCPRRGEIDGSVSLAAIARSVRAEGLSLPVLMRFTQILHDRVRLLTSAFGKARAAYEYTANYTPVYPIKVNQQRSVIENILRAGGVGLEAGSKSELLAILALAESGTIVCNGYKDRAYIRLALIGSRLGLRVFIVIEKLSELELVLSESQALGIAPQLGVRVRLSSISTGKWQNSGGEKSKFGLHAGEILKFLKRLEGVGGLGWVRLMHFHMGSQVANINDVKTALREAGRYYAELRRLGAPVDHVDVGGGLGIDYEGTHSVSDCSINYSVEEYAHSIVRAFAELCAEQGLPPPNLITEAGRAMSAHHAVLVTNVVDIETATYDASPVSASVAQPLKDLEDLLRRVDSESVLGLYHDAEFDLSEARTMYVQGKICLDQLAEAERLHATLCHEVQQRLDIRLRAHRAVLDELNERLADKLFCNFSVFQSIPDAWAIDQIFPVMPLQRLDEEPTRRAVVQDMTCDSDGRINAYIDRQSIENTLRMHEPVPGEPYLIGIFLVGAYQEILGDMHNLFGDTHSVNVELDGSGGYTFSHTRRGDGADDLLRYVHIDPDELERAYRKKLIEADIPLHQRKQYESELIAGLSNYTYLEE
- the acs gene encoding acetate--CoA ligase, yielding MKTEHVYPVPANIAASTLISDKIYREMYDNSIRDPEGFWAGLAEEFLSWNTTWNRVARWDFDTPNIEWFSGGRLNVSYNCLDRHLPERGDQTAILWEGDQPDDQRSLSYRELHDRVCRFANVLKSHGVGKGDRVCIYLPMIPEAAVAMLACARLGAIHSIVFGGFSSEALKDRILDADCRLVVCADEGRRGGKFVPLKHNVDIALRECPEVRTVLVVRHTARPVDWTEGRDHWFHEAVESASPNCPPEDMDAEDPLFILYTSGSTGKPKGVVHTTGGYLLYAAVTHKYVFDYRGCEVYWCTADIGWITGHSYVVYGPLCNGATTLMFEGVPTYPTPARLWQVIDKYKVSIFYTAPTVIRALMGLGEDWVKQAERSSLRILGSVGEPINPEAWEWYYHVVGDGRCPVLDTWWQTETGGIMITPLPGATPLKPGSATRPFFGIIPAILDAQGNELAGPAEGVLAITASWPGQARTVFRNHDRFRETYFALYPGKYFTGDGARRDADGYYWITGRVDDVINVSGHRMGTAEIESALVLHDAVAEAAVVGYPHNIKGQGIYAYVTLVADATPSEELRRELIDLVKQEIGAIATPDIIQWTPALPKTRSGKIMRRILRKIAANDLDQLGDTSTLADPAVVDDIIRNKPA
- the glnK gene encoding P-II family nitrogen regulator; the protein is MKLITAIIKPFKLDDVREALSDIGVSGLTVTEVKGFGRQKGHTELYRGAEYVVDFLPKVKLEIAVADNLVDTAVDAIVKAANTGKIGDGKIFITAIDQAIRIRTGETGDQAL
- the speE gene encoding polyamine aminopropyltransferase, coding for MRDAQDWFTESYPQYGSALSLKIKAKLHEEQTPFQRIEIYDTEWFGKLMVIDGCTMVSDRDNFLYHEMMTHPVLYTHPAPKTVWIIGGGDCGSLREVLKHEEVEKAVQIDIDERVTRLAERYFPALCDSNDDPRAELLFIDGIQWVKDAPEASVDVIIVDSTDPVGPAEGLFNEAFFRECHRCLRADGILAQQSESPLFHMPLITSMHRIMRQAGFSQTRTLFFPQFIYPSGWWSATMAGKGDLSRFRADAAVAKPFPTQYYNAEIHRAAFAVPEFFRNALRELG
- a CDS encoding MarR family winged helix-turn-helix transcriptional regulator, producing MEADRVYDYLERISNLIRMDARRSESFKGLQPVQLEALHYLASCNRYSNTPLAVADYLGLTKGTVSQTLAVLESNGLIVKESDARDRRVVHLTLTEAGRRLLKESIPPPVLRAALRTLPEDQRQVLESALANVLQAMQVANQLKTFGACKTCRYHLILEDARRRCALTGEQLFEDDAEMICREHQLPVGD